A single region of the Cronobacter condimenti 1330 genome encodes:
- a CDS encoding LysR family transcriptional regulator, which produces MSGVTLRHIEIFHAVMTAGNLTEAAALLRTSQPTVSRELARLEKLIGLSLFTRSRGRLHPTVQGLRLFEEVQRSWYGLDRIVSAAESLRQFRQGELSIACLPVFSQSLLPLLLKPFLDNYPDVSLNIVPQESPLLEEWLSAQRHDLGITENTVTPAGTERLTLLTLNEVCVLPEGHPLAEKPLLTPHDFAGENYISLSRTDSYRQLLDSLFQEHNVHRRMVLETHSAASVCAMVRAGVGVSVVNPLTALDYAATGIVVRRFSVTVPFTVSLIRPLHRPASALVEAFSHHLQQHMAGLGETLEAMLTPAHRPT; this is translated from the coding sequence ATGTCAGGCGTTACGCTTCGCCATATCGAAATTTTTCATGCGGTCATGACTGCCGGCAACCTCACCGAGGCGGCAGCGCTGCTGCGTACGTCGCAACCTACCGTCAGCCGGGAGCTGGCACGCCTTGAAAAGTTAATAGGGTTATCGCTTTTTACCCGCAGCCGTGGGCGGCTTCATCCCACGGTGCAGGGGTTGCGTCTGTTTGAAGAAGTGCAGCGCTCCTGGTATGGCCTTGACCGTATCGTCAGCGCGGCAGAAAGCCTGCGCCAGTTCCGTCAGGGTGAGCTTTCTATCGCCTGTCTGCCAGTTTTCTCGCAGTCTTTATTGCCGTTGTTGTTAAAGCCGTTTCTGGATAACTACCCGGACGTCAGCCTCAATATTGTGCCGCAGGAGTCGCCGCTGCTTGAAGAGTGGCTTTCCGCCCAGCGCCACGATTTAGGTATAACGGAAAATACCGTCACGCCTGCCGGTACTGAGCGCCTGACATTGCTGACATTAAATGAAGTGTGCGTCCTGCCCGAAGGCCACCCTCTGGCCGAAAAGCCATTACTGACGCCGCACGATTTCGCGGGTGAAAATTATATTAGTCTGTCGCGCACCGACAGCTACCGGCAGTTGCTGGATTCGCTGTTTCAGGAGCATAACGTGCATCGGCGTATGGTTCTTGAAACGCACAGCGCCGCGTCGGTCTGTGCGATGGTGCGTGCAGGCGTGGGAGTCTCTGTCGTGAACCCGCTCACCGCGCTTGATTACGCGGCGACAGGCATCGTGGTGCGCCGTTTTAGCGTGACGGTGCCGTTTACGGTAAGCCTGATCCGGCCTTTACATCGCCCCGCGTCCGCGCTGGTGGAGGCATTCAGCCATCATTTACAACAGCACATGGCGGGGCTTGGCGAAACGCTGGAGGCGATGCTTACCCCCGCTCATCGCCCAACATAA
- a CDS encoding carbohydrate ABC transporter permease — protein MADIQQGQLTPRADRSVADREVARTLRREKVSRAIRYVILLLVGLLMLYPLAWMFSASFKPNHEIFTTLGLWPTHATWDGFINGWKTGTEYNFGHYMMNTFKYVIPKVVLTVVSSTIVAYGFARFEIPWKKFWFATLIATMLLPSTVLLIPQYLMFREMGMLNSYLPLWLPMAFATQGFFVFMLIQFLRGVPRDMEEAAQIDGCNSFQVLWYVVVPILKPAMISVALFQFMWSMNDFIGPLIYVYSVDKYPIALALKMSIDVTEGAPWNEILAMASISILPSIIVFFLAQRYFVQGVASSGIKG, from the coding sequence ATGGCTGATATCCAGCAAGGACAACTGACGCCGCGCGCAGACAGGAGTGTGGCCGATCGCGAAGTCGCACGCACACTGCGCCGTGAAAAGGTCAGCCGCGCCATCCGCTATGTGATTTTGCTGCTCGTAGGCCTGTTGATGCTCTACCCGCTGGCATGGATGTTCTCGGCCTCATTTAAGCCGAACCATGAGATTTTCACGACGCTCGGCCTGTGGCCGACGCACGCGACGTGGGACGGTTTCATTAACGGCTGGAAAACCGGCACCGAATACAACTTCGGGCATTACATGATGAACACGTTCAAATATGTGATCCCGAAAGTGGTGCTGACTGTCGTCTCTTCCACCATCGTGGCGTATGGCTTCGCGCGTTTTGAGATCCCGTGGAAGAAGTTCTGGTTCGCCACACTTATCGCCACCATGCTGCTGCCAAGCACCGTGCTGCTGATCCCGCAGTATTTGATGTTCCGTGAAATGGGCATGCTGAACAGCTACCTGCCGCTGTGGCTGCCGATGGCCTTCGCGACCCAGGGGTTCTTCGTCTTTATGCTGATTCAGTTCCTGCGCGGCGTTCCGCGTGACATGGAAGAAGCGGCGCAAATCGACGGCTGCAACTCCTTCCAGGTGCTGTGGTATGTGGTGGTGCCTATTCTCAAGCCCGCCATGATTTCGGTCGCGCTGTTCCAGTTCATGTGGTCGATGAACGACTTTATCGGGCCGCTGATTTACGTCTACAGCGTGGATAAATACCCGATTGCCCTGGCGCTCAAAATGTCCATCGACGTGACTGAAGGCGCGCCGTGGAACGAAATTCTGGCAATGGCGAGCATCTCCATTCTGCCGTCCATCATCGTCTTCTTCCTGGCCCAGCGTTACTTCGTACAGGGCGTGGCCAGCAGCGGAATTAAAGGTTAA
- a CDS encoding cupin domain-containing protein, producing the protein MFIYHKDTTLEDLGNGVTRRILAHDSKMMAVEVHFEAGAVGPMHNHPHEQLTYVLSGEFEFTIGEETHRVSAGDTLYKQPNIMHGCVCITPGTLLDTFTPVREDFL; encoded by the coding sequence ATGTTTATCTATCACAAAGACACGACGCTTGAAGATTTAGGCAACGGCGTGACCCGCCGTATCCTGGCGCACGACAGCAAAATGATGGCGGTGGAAGTACATTTTGAAGCCGGCGCGGTCGGCCCGATGCATAACCACCCGCATGAGCAACTGACCTATGTGCTCTCCGGCGAGTTTGAATTTACTATTGGTGAAGAAACCCACCGCGTTAGCGCGGGCGATACGCTGTATAAACAGCCGAATATTATGCACGGCTGCGTCTGCATTACGCCCGGTACGCTGCTTGATACTTTCACGCCGGTCCGCGAAGATTTTCTGTAA
- the lysA gene encoding diaminopimelate decarboxylase, giving the protein MPRSLYTTDSALNATHLLPLPAQFGGPVWVYDAQIIRAQIDRLRQFDVIRFAQKACSNIHILRLMREAGVKVDSVSLGEIERAVAAGYDPRQNPDDIVFTADVLDEATIARVHELGVPVNAGSVDMLAQLGAVSPGHRVWLRINPGFGHGHSQKTNTGGENSKHGIWYSDLPAALEIMQRYQLKLVGMHMHIGSGVDYGHLEQVCGAMVSQVIEFDQDLEAISAGGGLSVPYREGDETIDTDHYFGLWNSAREKIAAHFGHPIKLEIEPGRFLVAEAGVLVAQVRSVKAMGSRHFVLIDAGFNDLMRPSMYGSYHHISALAADGRDLRDAPLLETVVAGPLCESGDVFTQQEGGKVETRPLPAVRPGDYLVLHDTGAYGASMSSNYNSRPLLPEVLLENGEARTIRRRQTIDELLALERI; this is encoded by the coding sequence ATGCCACGCTCGCTCTACACCACCGACAGCGCCCTGAATGCCACACATTTACTGCCGTTGCCCGCGCAATTCGGCGGCCCGGTATGGGTTTATGATGCACAGATTATTCGCGCGCAAATCGACCGTCTGCGCCAGTTTGATGTCATTCGCTTCGCCCAGAAAGCCTGCTCGAATATTCATATCCTGCGTCTGATGCGTGAAGCGGGCGTAAAAGTGGATTCCGTATCGCTCGGTGAAATAGAGCGCGCGGTCGCCGCCGGTTACGATCCGCGCCAGAACCCGGATGACATCGTCTTTACGGCGGACGTGCTGGATGAGGCAACCATCGCCCGCGTCCATGAACTGGGCGTGCCCGTTAACGCAGGCTCGGTGGACATGCTGGCGCAGCTTGGCGCAGTGTCGCCAGGGCATCGGGTGTGGCTTCGCATCAACCCGGGTTTCGGCCACGGGCACAGCCAGAAAACCAACACTGGCGGCGAGAACAGCAAACACGGCATCTGGTACAGCGATCTTCCGGCAGCGCTTGAAATAATGCAGCGTTATCAGCTAAAGCTTGTCGGTATGCATATGCACATTGGTTCCGGCGTTGACTATGGTCATCTGGAGCAGGTGTGCGGAGCGATGGTAAGTCAGGTCATTGAATTCGATCAGGATCTGGAGGCGATTTCCGCAGGCGGCGGTTTGTCTGTGCCATATCGTGAAGGCGATGAAACTATCGATACCGACCACTATTTTGGCCTCTGGAACAGTGCCCGCGAGAAAATCGCCGCGCATTTTGGTCACCCGATCAAGCTTGAGATCGAGCCGGGTCGCTTCCTGGTGGCAGAGGCGGGCGTGCTGGTGGCGCAGGTGCGCAGCGTTAAAGCGATGGGATCACGCCATTTCGTTCTGATCGACGCAGGCTTCAACGATCTGATGCGCCCGTCGATGTACGGCAGCTATCACCACATTTCGGCGCTGGCGGCGGATGGCCGCGACCTGCGCGACGCGCCGCTGCTTGAGACGGTCGTTGCCGGGCCGCTGTGTGAATCAGGCGATGTATTTACGCAACAAGAGGGCGGCAAAGTGGAAACCCGGCCGCTGCCGGCGGTGCGTCCGGGGGATTATCTGGTGCTGCACGATACCGGCGCGTATGGCGCGTCGATGTCCTCCAACTACAACAGCCGTCCGCTGTTGCCGGAAGTGCTGCTGGAAAACGGCGAAGCGCGCACGATTCGCCGTCGTCAGACTATCGACGAGTTACTGGCGCTTGAGCGCATTTAA
- a CDS encoding carbohydrate ABC transporter permease translates to MNENKLLGLAWISPYIIGLIVFTAFPFVSSFVLSFTEYDLMNPPVFNGIENYRYMLMDDDLFWKSMGVTFAYVFLTIPLKLAFALGIAFVLNFKLRGIGFFRTAYYIPSILGSSVAIAVLWRALFAIDGLLNSFIGVFGLDPVNWLGEPSLALMSVTLLRVWQFGSAMVIFLAALQNVPQSQYEAAMIDGASKWQMFMKVTVPLITPVIFFNFIMQTTQAFQEFTGPYVITGGGPTYYTYLFSLYIYDTAFKYFDMGYGAALAWVLFLVVALFASIAFKSSKYWVFYSADKGGKNG, encoded by the coding sequence ATGAATGAAAACAAGCTCCTGGGTCTGGCCTGGATATCACCCTACATTATTGGGTTGATAGTCTTTACGGCCTTCCCTTTTGTTTCCTCTTTCGTGCTCAGCTTTACCGAGTACGATTTGATGAATCCCCCGGTGTTTAACGGTATCGAAAACTACCGTTATATGCTGATGGATGACGATCTGTTCTGGAAATCGATGGGCGTGACGTTTGCCTATGTGTTTCTGACCATCCCGCTGAAGCTTGCTTTTGCACTCGGCATCGCGTTTGTACTTAATTTCAAACTGCGCGGCATCGGCTTTTTCCGCACGGCGTACTACATCCCGTCTATCCTCGGCAGCTCAGTCGCCATCGCCGTACTGTGGCGCGCGCTGTTTGCCATCGACGGTCTGCTGAATAGCTTTATCGGCGTGTTCGGGCTTGACCCGGTGAACTGGCTTGGCGAACCCTCGCTGGCGCTGATGTCGGTCACGCTGCTGCGCGTCTGGCAGTTCGGCTCTGCGATGGTTATCTTCCTGGCCGCGCTGCAAAACGTCCCACAGTCGCAGTATGAAGCGGCGATGATCGACGGCGCGTCGAAGTGGCAGATGTTTATGAAGGTGACGGTGCCGCTGATTACGCCGGTGATTTTCTTTAACTTCATTATGCAAACCACGCAGGCGTTCCAGGAGTTTACCGGACCGTACGTAATTACCGGCGGCGGCCCGACCTACTACACCTATCTGTTCTCACTCTACATCTACGACACCGCCTTTAAGTATTTCGATATGGGCTATGGCGCCGCGCTGGCGTGGGTGCTGTTCCTGGTGGTGGCGCTCTTCGCCTCTATCGCCTTTAAATCGTCGAAATATTGGGTCTTCTACTCCGCCGATAAAGGAGGCAAAAATGGCTGA
- a CDS encoding aspartate/glutamate racemase, which yields MKTVGLLGGMSWESTIPYYRLINEGVRDSLGGLHSAPLLLHSVDFHDIEACQASGEWEKAGEILAQAALGLERAGAQAIVLCTNTMHKVAHQIEARCSLPFLHIADATGRAIEHAGLRQVALLGTRYTMEQDFYRARLEQGFGVTSLIPDETARARINQIIFEELCLGKITPASKRYFQQQIQILADQGAQGVILGCTEIGLLLGPQDCPVPVFDTAALHAADVVNFMLGDERG from the coding sequence ATGAAAACGGTAGGCTTGCTGGGCGGAATGAGCTGGGAATCGACTATTCCCTATTATCGGTTAATTAACGAAGGCGTGCGAGATAGCCTGGGCGGGCTGCACTCCGCACCACTGCTGCTGCACAGCGTCGATTTTCACGACATTGAAGCCTGTCAGGCGAGCGGCGAGTGGGAGAAAGCGGGCGAGATACTGGCACAGGCGGCACTCGGGCTTGAGCGCGCGGGCGCGCAGGCCATCGTTTTGTGTACCAACACGATGCATAAAGTGGCGCACCAGATAGAAGCGCGCTGTTCACTGCCGTTTTTACATATCGCGGATGCGACAGGCCGTGCGATTGAACATGCGGGGCTGCGTCAGGTGGCGCTGCTCGGCACCCGGTACACAATGGAGCAGGATTTCTACCGCGCGCGGCTGGAACAGGGCTTTGGCGTCACGTCGCTTATTCCGGATGAAACCGCACGGGCGCGCATCAACCAGATAATCTTCGAGGAGCTGTGTCTCGGGAAAATTACCCCGGCGTCAAAACGCTATTTTCAGCAGCAGATCCAGATCCTCGCAGACCAGGGCGCGCAGGGCGTGATTTTGGGCTGTACCGAAATCGGCCTGCTGCTTGGCCCGCAAGATTGCCCGGTGCCGGTCTTTGACACCGCCGCGCTGCATGCTGCCGATGTGGTGAACTTTATGTTGGGCGATGAGCGGGGGTAA